One Falsihalocynthiibacter arcticus DNA segment encodes these proteins:
- the istB gene encoding IS21-like element helper ATPase IstB, with translation MTDAPQILLHHHLKKLRLPTFQGEYAKQAQICAAENKDHIQYLARLCEMELIDRERRMIERRIKAAKFPSTKSLDSFDFKIMPSLNKPLTMDLARCDYVDRRENIIALGPSGTGKTHIALGLGLAACQRGLKVRFTTAAALVHDLIEAQDELRLQRMQKQLTSQNLLIIDELGFVPLSKSGAELLFEVISQCYERGSIIITSNLPFDEWTEVFGSERLTGALLDRLTHHVHILEMNGESYRLKHSRKNRQ, from the coding sequence ATGACAGATGCTCCCCAAATCCTTCTGCACCACCACCTCAAGAAGTTGCGCTTGCCAACGTTCCAAGGAGAGTACGCAAAACAAGCCCAAATCTGTGCTGCTGAGAATAAGGACCACATCCAATATCTGGCGCGTCTGTGCGAGATGGAGTTAATTGACCGCGAACGGCGGATGATCGAAAGGCGGATCAAAGCGGCGAAGTTCCCCAGCACCAAAAGCCTGGATAGTTTTGACTTCAAGATCATGCCCAGCTTGAACAAGCCACTGACGATGGACTTGGCTCGATGTGACTACGTGGATCGCAGAGAAAACATTATTGCCCTCGGCCCATCGGGAACGGGCAAGACCCACATAGCTTTAGGACTTGGATTAGCCGCGTGCCAAAGAGGGTTGAAAGTACGGTTCACGACGGCGGCAGCCTTGGTTCATGATCTGATAGAAGCCCAAGATGAGCTCCGATTGCAGCGCATGCAAAAGCAACTGACGAGCCAGAATCTGTTGATCATTGATGAATTAGGCTTCGTTCCTCTGAGTAAATCCGGCGCAGAATTGCTCTTTGAGGTGATCTCGCAGTGCTACGAACGTGGTTCCATCATCATAACCTCAAACCTGCCCTTTGATGAATGGACCGAAGTCTTTGGCTCAGAGCGGCTCACGGGAGCCTTGCTGGATCGTTTGACACATCACGTCCACATCCTTGAGATGAACGGCGAAAGCTATAGGCTCAAACACAGTCGTAAGAACCGCCAGTAG
- a CDS encoding NAD(P)-dependent oxidoreductase, giving the protein MTDKYRPTRVLIADLIGLSFGPDGTADPTQARTYIEAQEGCSFEFGHVADPKNGLPNPARVIFYYCPDVSTEAELLALAGGDVYDALITAATFIPADCNFALGGVRIGAGTGNMGSSSWGGPNGQGGVAPLMNTPGINSRATAQMVWKALMMALPNLPFNELHTQVADGRFDTGRNLRDFPTKKLEGQKLAVIGYGNIGREVAKLGRAFHMDVSVFARGRHREWIESEGFFYAETLEAAARDAIALSVHLGLGPIDEHRGIPANTGIIADRVLSAMAHGSVLINFDRGELVNTIALANAMESGRIAHAIIDADVFVDEGNGAISGPMAPYLPLLEAFGKQLCLLPHAAADTDHPTRVAGAKQAVDQILAVIRTKTVINTVGELPGGFKQGGIRVPTGIGGVTVATLAELQRSGEFEKIRLAIAEIEGCLAEFGKGNEAVAYKLMLQINRIEQALNSTGLGGPLR; this is encoded by the coding sequence ATGACCGACAAATACCGACCCACCCGCGTACTCATCGCCGATCTAATTGGCCTATCTTTCGGTCCCGATGGAACGGCCGACCCAACGCAAGCCAGAACATACATCGAGGCGCAGGAAGGGTGCAGTTTTGAATTTGGGCACGTCGCCGATCCGAAAAATGGTCTCCCAAATCCAGCACGCGTAATCTTTTACTACTGTCCAGATGTTTCGACCGAAGCCGAGCTTCTCGCACTGGCCGGAGGGGATGTATACGACGCCTTAATTACTGCGGCGACTTTCATCCCTGCCGATTGTAATTTTGCATTGGGTGGCGTTCGAATTGGCGCAGGAACAGGCAACATGGGGTCGAGCAGTTGGGGCGGGCCAAACGGTCAAGGCGGCGTCGCACCGCTTATGAACACGCCTGGGATTAACAGCCGTGCCACGGCGCAAATGGTCTGGAAAGCATTGATGATGGCCCTACCCAATTTGCCATTTAATGAGCTTCACACACAAGTTGCGGACGGGCGCTTTGATACAGGGCGTAATCTTCGTGATTTTCCGACGAAAAAACTAGAAGGGCAAAAACTGGCCGTGATTGGCTATGGAAATATTGGGCGCGAAGTTGCCAAGCTTGGACGTGCATTTCATATGGATGTCAGTGTCTTTGCGCGTGGCCGGCACCGCGAATGGATAGAGTCCGAAGGATTTTTCTATGCTGAAACGTTGGAAGCAGCCGCCCGCGATGCTATTGCTCTTTCCGTCCACTTAGGTCTTGGCCCGATAGATGAACATCGTGGCATCCCCGCCAATACTGGCATCATCGCAGATCGCGTGTTGTCCGCCATGGCACACGGCTCAGTTTTGATTAACTTTGATCGTGGGGAGCTCGTTAATACCATCGCCTTGGCTAACGCTATGGAAAGCGGTCGGATCGCACACGCTATCATTGATGCAGATGTCTTTGTGGACGAGGGAAACGGGGCCATTTCCGGACCGATGGCGCCCTATCTGCCATTGCTTGAGGCTTTCGGAAAACAACTTTGCCTACTTCCACACGCTGCTGCAGATACTGATCACCCCACGCGGGTTGCTGGGGCAAAACAAGCTGTCGATCAAATACTCGCGGTAATCCGCACAAAGACAGTTATTAATACCGTGGGAGAACTTCCGGGAGGATTTAAACAAGGCGGCATTCGTGTGCCCACTGGTATTGGCGGAGTTACGGTTGCGACGTTGGCGGAATTGCAAAGATCGGGTGAGTTTGAGAAAATTCGTTTGGCAATAGCTGAGATTGAAGGTTGTTTAGCGGAGTTCGGCAAGGGGAATGAAGCCGTAGCGTATAAATTGATGCTTCAGATAAACCGAATAGAGCAAGCACTTAATTCTACCGGACTTGGGGGACCTTTACGCTAA
- a CDS encoding NAD(P)/FAD-dependent oxidoreductase, which translates to MSKGMDMKAGQVPRKAIVIGAGIIGVCSANALLDKGFEVDVFDPALPGSPDQCSYGNAGGICPGSCLPNAMPGMLRNVPQWLLDPEGPLFIRLAHLPHALPWLIRFVLAGRKSRVEEISAAMHALHQFSYEAYEPLMTEAGCSDLLQKRGQLFVFEHENGPEGSAYGLGLRRDHGVKVEILNANEIQDLEPALSDRFKSAIYLADQGQCQNPGRLVEKLAELAVRKGARFHREPVRGFLFEGGKVSGVAVPSGEYHAERIVLAAGAWSAELARQLGDRLPFETERGYHVMLPEADTGLRIQTISADRKFVASPMEAGLRLAGTVEFAGLKAPPNLKRADILVRQAQGMFKRFEQSTVTRWMGHRPGTPDSIPVIDTARRHPGVIYAFGHGHQGLIGGAVTGQLVADIATGAAPRIDLKPFRLGRFGLLGL; encoded by the coding sequence ATGAGCAAAGGTATGGACATGAAGGCTGGGCAAGTGCCACGTAAGGCGATTGTGATAGGAGCGGGGATCATCGGCGTTTGCAGCGCCAATGCGCTTTTGGATAAGGGATTTGAGGTCGACGTGTTTGACCCAGCCTTGCCAGGATCGCCCGATCAGTGTTCTTATGGCAACGCGGGTGGAATTTGTCCGGGTTCATGTCTTCCCAATGCTATGCCGGGCATGTTGCGCAATGTGCCGCAATGGTTGCTCGATCCCGAAGGGCCGCTTTTTATCCGCCTCGCCCATTTACCGCACGCATTGCCTTGGTTGATCCGTTTCGTTTTGGCGGGACGCAAGTCGCGGGTCGAAGAAATTTCCGCGGCAATGCACGCGCTACACCAATTCAGTTATGAGGCTTATGAGCCTTTAATGACCGAAGCGGGATGTAGCGACCTTCTGCAAAAACGTGGTCAGCTTTTCGTTTTTGAACATGAGAATGGCCCTGAAGGCAGTGCTTATGGTCTTGGTTTGCGCCGTGATCACGGGGTCAAAGTGGAAATCTTGAATGCAAACGAAATTCAAGACCTTGAACCTGCCTTAAGTGACCGTTTCAAAAGCGCAATTTATCTTGCAGATCAAGGGCAATGCCAGAACCCTGGCCGTCTGGTTGAGAAACTTGCGGAACTCGCGGTGCGAAAAGGCGCGCGGTTCCATCGTGAACCTGTGCGTGGTTTTTTGTTTGAGGGTGGAAAAGTATCTGGCGTTGCCGTTCCTTCGGGCGAATATCACGCGGAACGCATCGTTCTTGCGGCTGGAGCGTGGTCGGCGGAGTTGGCCCGACAGCTTGGCGACCGGCTCCCTTTCGAGACCGAGCGCGGCTATCACGTAATGCTGCCTGAGGCCGACACTGGTTTGCGCATTCAAACCATTTCTGCCGACCGAAAATTCGTAGCGTCCCCTATGGAAGCTGGGCTGCGCCTTGCTGGAACTGTCGAGTTTGCGGGCCTCAAGGCTCCACCAAATTTGAAGCGGGCTGATATACTTGTACGGCAAGCCCAAGGTATGTTTAAGCGTTTTGAACAAAGTACTGTTACGCGTTGGATGGGGCACCGCCCGGGAACACCGGATTCTATACCAGTCATCGATACTGCCCGACGCCACCCAGGAGTGATCTATGCTTTTGGGCACGGCCATCAAGGCCTTATTGGAGGAGCTGTCACTGGACAGCTTGTCGCTGACATCGCAACCGGGGCAGCGCCTCGTATTGACCTAAAGCCATTTCGGCTGGGTCGATTTGGCCTTTTGGGGCTTTGA
- a CDS encoding HpcH/HpaI aldolase family protein, producing the protein MRENKTKTIWAAGGEVLTGWLAIPSSLSAEMMAQQDFDAITIDMQHGCADYADTLSMLQAISTTDRTPFVRVPWNDPAIIGRVLDAGAYGVICPMVNTADECKAFVEACRYFPLGGRSVGPIRAGLYGGSDYFANANDTIITMAMIEHKDGLANLDAILSTPGLNAIFVGPSDLAVSMGHTPGFDPKWDDVIDAIQLIAERCEAHGVIPGIHVGSVEYGQKMRDMGYKFQAFQSDFRMLQVAYANALPAFRAGKSS; encoded by the coding sequence GTGCGCGAAAACAAAACAAAAACGATCTGGGCCGCTGGTGGCGAAGTTCTTACTGGCTGGCTTGCAATCCCCTCCTCTTTGTCTGCGGAAATGATGGCACAGCAGGATTTTGATGCAATCACAATCGACATGCAGCATGGTTGCGCAGATTACGCCGACACGCTGTCGATGCTCCAAGCGATATCGACGACTGATAGAACTCCGTTTGTGCGTGTACCGTGGAATGATCCCGCGATCATCGGGCGCGTTTTAGATGCTGGGGCGTATGGCGTAATATGCCCGATGGTGAACACTGCCGATGAATGCAAAGCTTTCGTGGAAGCTTGTCGCTATTTCCCTCTGGGCGGTCGTTCGGTTGGGCCGATCCGCGCAGGCCTGTATGGGGGCTCTGACTACTTTGCTAACGCCAATGACACGATTATCACTATGGCCATGATTGAACACAAGGATGGCCTTGCGAACCTAGACGCAATTCTTTCCACGCCAGGCTTAAACGCCATTTTTGTCGGCCCGTCCGATCTTGCTGTATCGATGGGGCATACGCCGGGTTTTGATCCGAAGTGGGATGATGTCATAGATGCGATTCAACTGATCGCCGAACGTTGCGAGGCCCATGGGGTCATTCCCGGCATTCATGTAGGGTCCGTCGAATATGGCCAAAAAATGCGCGACATGGGCTATAAATTCCAAGCGTTCCAATCGGATTTCCGGATGCTGCAGGTGGCCTATGCAAATGCGCTTCCAGCATTTCGTGCAGGAAAATCTAGCTAA
- a CDS encoding GMC oxidoreductase — protein sequence MEDTRVRSHVNTWFLSGYTEEARSLSVRKPSNYIKTGSAALMFDYVPFFRDTLLKLKFGTQDRMHAMIQNRDSIVDWAREAVWSGWHVSCSCKIGADNDPMAVLDPECRVRGVEGLRVVDASAMPSVIAANTNITTIAMAEKVADIILSTPS from the coding sequence ATGGAAGACACGCGTGTGCGTTCTCATGTGAATACATGGTTCCTTTCGGGCTACACCGAAGAGGCACGGTCACTGTCTGTGCGCAAACCTTCCAACTATATCAAAACGGGCTCCGCCGCGTTGATGTTCGACTATGTGCCATTCTTCCGAGATACCTTGTTGAAGCTAAAGTTCGGCACACAGGATCGCATGCACGCCATGATCCAGAACAGAGATTCTATAGTAGATTGGGCACGTGAGGCTGTTTGGTCTGGTTGGCATGTGTCTTGTAGCTGCAAAATTGGGGCCGACAACGATCCCATGGCTGTCCTTGACCCAGAATGCCGCGTGCGTGGCGTCGAAGGTCTGCGGGTTGTGGATGCTTCGGCCATGCCTTCAGTCATCGCGGCAAATACCAACATTACTACGATAGCAATGGCCGAAAAGGTTGCTGATATCATTCTTTCTACCCCTTCCTGA
- a CDS encoding GMC family oxidoreductase — MKFDFVIVGGGSAGATLAGRLSADLSKQVALIEAGPDTPPDDVPEVIADSYPGLSYFDPKYHWSTLRVFAKNPRSNSAQVPPTRLEQAKVMGGGSSINGQFAVRGLPADYDEWEANGATGWGWDGMLPYLKKLERDLDFKGDLHNDTGPIPIRRVFPEDWAGFTKSVMDVISDELPYQADYNASFSDGSFPLPLSNENDRRVSTAIGYLTKEVRARNNLHIFAETQVEALELDGNRITGVRAHSSDGPSKVWHAKEVIVCAGALHTPAILMRAGIGPANELKRHGIKVVADLPGVGENLMDHPHIAVGAHFKKSARLKAGQRRHIFLGARYSSGYEGCTPSDMLMMPVNRAGWHPLGKAMGALNVCVNKSYSQGRVTLNSADWRDEPCVDLNLGGMNVILCVWWTASNAFTGSWKTRVCVLM; from the coding sequence ATGAAATTCGATTTTGTTATTGTGGGCGGAGGATCGGCCGGGGCTACGTTGGCCGGTCGCTTGTCTGCCGACCTGTCCAAACAGGTCGCACTTATCGAGGCTGGTCCTGATACGCCGCCGGACGATGTTCCCGAAGTAATCGCCGACAGTTATCCAGGGCTGTCTTATTTCGACCCGAAATACCACTGGTCAACTTTACGCGTCTTCGCAAAGAACCCGCGATCAAACAGCGCCCAAGTTCCTCCAACCCGATTGGAGCAAGCTAAAGTTATGGGCGGTGGATCATCCATAAACGGGCAGTTTGCGGTGCGCGGTCTTCCCGCTGATTATGATGAATGGGAGGCGAATGGCGCTACCGGATGGGGTTGGGATGGCATGCTGCCCTATCTCAAGAAGCTAGAACGCGACCTCGACTTTAAGGGTGATCTCCATAACGACACGGGCCCGATCCCGATCCGTCGCGTATTTCCAGAAGACTGGGCGGGCTTCACCAAGTCGGTGATGGATGTGATTTCTGACGAGTTGCCCTATCAAGCGGATTACAATGCTTCTTTTTCGGATGGGAGTTTTCCACTGCCGTTGTCCAATGAAAATGACCGACGCGTTTCAACCGCTATCGGTTATCTTACAAAGGAAGTACGGGCGCGCAATAATTTGCATATTTTTGCGGAAACTCAGGTAGAAGCGCTGGAACTTGATGGTAATCGCATCACTGGTGTAAGGGCGCATTCAAGTGATGGCCCCTCAAAAGTTTGGCATGCCAAAGAGGTCATTGTTTGCGCGGGAGCCCTGCATACTCCGGCCATTTTGATGCGGGCAGGGATTGGCCCTGCGAACGAATTGAAGCGCCATGGGATCAAGGTGGTGGCTGATCTTCCTGGGGTAGGTGAAAACCTCATGGATCACCCCCATATTGCAGTTGGCGCGCATTTCAAAAAATCGGCGCGATTAAAGGCAGGTCAGCGCAGGCACATTTTCCTCGGTGCCCGTTATTCTTCTGGGTATGAGGGGTGCACCCCATCCGACATGTTGATGATGCCAGTGAACCGCGCGGGATGGCATCCGCTGGGAAAAGCGATGGGCGCGCTGAACGTCTGTGTCAATAAAAGTTACTCTCAGGGCCGTGTGACGCTCAACTCTGCCGATTGGCGAGACGAACCATGTGTTGATCTCAATCTCGGGGGGATGAACGTGATCTTATGCGTCTGGTGGACGGCTTCGAACGCCTTTACCGGATCATGGAAGACACGCGTGTGCGTTCTCATGTGA
- a CDS encoding aldehyde dehydrogenase family protein: MTLSFDPDTVQVPSGHHIGGKYVELPGEEITVLRPSDEKLMGVLSDGGADSVEMSVAAAKAALSKSKWATMAPRDRARVLFKFADKIEENAEYLGRLEAMGSARLVSGTITGDVVRTAGVVRYFAEYCDKLEGTVTATKADTLSFTKREPYGIVGAIVPWNFPLITAAWKFGAALAAGNAVVMKTSELTPHSLLATAQLASEAGLPAGLFNVVNGYGHTTGAAIVSHPDIQIISFTGSTQTGAAIMSLAALSGIKPVILELGGKSPQVITRNAGDLDMIATRVADSFMVNAGQVCTLPSRLLIEDCIADELTEKVIARTKKIKPGPTWDANTTFAPIISAKQLNRIDGMVQETIKQGAELLAGGARLEAVNEGNFYAPTIFTNVSRENIGFTDEFFGPVVSISRFADLEDAITQAQHPVYGLAASVHTTDMREAMHVVDQVEAGMVFVNQHGRDPEFTYTAGGFKGSGFGKDMGRAGFEAFTREKAVWINYH, from the coding sequence ATGACCCTTAGCTTCGATCCCGATACAGTCCAAGTTCCCTCCGGTCACCATATTGGTGGCAAGTATGTTGAACTTCCCGGCGAGGAAATTACCGTACTGCGCCCATCCGATGAGAAGCTGATGGGTGTTTTGAGTGATGGCGGCGCGGACTCCGTGGAGATGTCTGTTGCAGCGGCAAAAGCGGCACTCTCTAAAAGCAAATGGGCCACAATGGCCCCAAGGGATAGAGCGCGTGTCCTTTTCAAGTTCGCCGACAAAATCGAAGAGAATGCCGAATATCTTGGGCGTCTTGAAGCCATGGGGTCTGCGCGTTTGGTCTCGGGTACGATCACGGGGGACGTTGTGCGCACAGCCGGTGTCGTGCGGTATTTCGCTGAATATTGCGACAAGCTCGAAGGCACTGTGACCGCAACTAAGGCGGATACGTTAAGTTTCACTAAACGCGAGCCTTATGGCATCGTGGGGGCCATTGTCCCTTGGAACTTTCCATTGATTACAGCGGCATGGAAATTCGGAGCAGCCTTGGCCGCAGGTAATGCGGTCGTGATGAAAACCTCCGAACTTACGCCCCATTCGCTTTTGGCAACGGCGCAGCTTGCTTCCGAGGCGGGTCTGCCAGCAGGTCTGTTCAACGTTGTAAATGGATATGGACACACCACGGGAGCAGCAATTGTATCGCATCCTGATATTCAGATCATTTCGTTTACTGGTTCCACTCAAACCGGTGCAGCGATCATGTCGCTAGCAGCCCTTTCAGGGATCAAACCAGTGATCCTTGAGCTAGGAGGAAAAAGTCCACAGGTGATTACACGAAATGCAGGGGATCTGGATATGATCGCAACCCGCGTCGCAGATTCTTTTATGGTTAATGCAGGGCAGGTTTGTACTTTGCCGTCGCGGCTTTTGATTGAGGATTGTATTGCCGACGAATTGACAGAAAAGGTGATTGCGCGCACGAAAAAGATCAAACCCGGACCGACATGGGATGCGAACACCACCTTTGCGCCGATAATCTCGGCCAAGCAACTAAATCGCATCGATGGCATGGTGCAGGAGACCATCAAACAAGGTGCTGAACTCTTGGCGGGTGGCGCACGTCTAGAAGCAGTGAACGAAGGCAACTTTTATGCGCCGACCATATTTACCAACGTGTCACGCGAAAACATCGGGTTCACCGATGAGTTTTTTGGCCCAGTCGTAAGCATTTCCCGCTTTGCCGACCTTGAAGACGCAATCACTCAAGCTCAACACCCTGTCTATGGCCTAGCAGCTTCGGTTCATACAACCGACATGCGCGAGGCTATGCATGTCGTGGATCAAGTTGAGGCTGGCATGGTCTTTGTGAACCAACATGGTCGCGATCCAGAGTTTACCTATACGGCAGGCGGCTTTAAAGGGTCCGGTTTTGGTAAGGACATGGGCCGCGCTGGTTTTGAGGCATTCACCCGCGAAAAAGCGGTGTGGATCAATTATCACTGA
- a CDS encoding amino acid ABC transporter ATP-binding protein translates to MNGSHSQSEALLKIEGLHLHFGTKAVLKGIDFEVQKGEVVVLVGASGSGKTSLLRCINLLNKPSSGRIKICGEHIFDSGSSGGASSATGPGVNLVSPSTVNRIRSQTGMVFQQFNLFPHMTALENVMEGPVTVKKANRDDTRKEALSLLAQMGLEGHESKYPRQLSGGQQQRVAIARASAMHPEVMLFDEPTSALDPELVGEVMKAMTALANSGMTMVIVTHELGFAFEIADRVIFLDQGCIAEDGPPREVLLHPTHDRLKSFVGRFHESAALLRPFLEGSA, encoded by the coding sequence ATGAACGGTTCACATTCACAATCCGAAGCGCTCTTGAAAATCGAGGGACTGCATCTTCACTTCGGTACCAAAGCGGTGCTAAAAGGGATCGATTTTGAAGTCCAAAAAGGGGAGGTTGTCGTGCTTGTAGGTGCGTCGGGATCGGGTAAAACCTCTTTGCTGCGCTGTATTAATTTGCTCAACAAACCGTCCAGTGGTCGGATCAAAATTTGCGGCGAGCATATTTTTGACTCTGGCTCAAGTGGCGGCGCTTCTTCCGCAACTGGGCCAGGTGTGAATTTGGTTTCGCCGAGCACGGTTAATCGAATTCGTTCGCAAACTGGAATGGTTTTTCAACAGTTTAACCTTTTCCCACACATGACTGCTCTCGAGAATGTCATGGAGGGGCCAGTTACAGTGAAAAAAGCTAATCGCGATGACACACGCAAAGAGGCGCTTTCCCTATTGGCGCAAATGGGCCTTGAAGGGCATGAAAGCAAATACCCAAGGCAGCTTTCAGGCGGCCAGCAACAGCGTGTGGCTATCGCGCGCGCGTCGGCCATGCACCCCGAAGTGATGTTGTTTGATGAACCAACTTCTGCATTGGACCCAGAGCTGGTGGGTGAGGTGATGAAGGCGATGACCGCATTGGCAAATTCTGGCATGACCATGGTGATCGTAACCCATGAATTGGGCTTTGCGTTTGAAATTGCGGATCGCGTCATTTTTCTTGATCAGGGATGCATCGCCGAAGATGGCCCTCCACGCGAAGTACTTTTACATCCAACGCACGACCGCCTCAAAAGTTTTGTTGGGCGTTTCCATGAATCTGCTGCACTTCTACGCCCGTTTCTAGAAGGTAGCGCTTGA
- a CDS encoding amino acid ABC transporter permease, with amino-acid sequence MFDFSVITQNWMLFWNGLLVTLFYSAISISAGLAIGLAVGLMQLTGSKTLAALGRIYVEIFRNIPLLVILLWIYYALPIFAGLSITKFWAGFAGLSLYAGAFYAEILRAGVQSIDVGQTDATTALGMTYSQRMRRVILPQAFRRMIPPLAGQSIIQIKNTTLMSMITVPDLLYQAGYISSFTYRPMEVYTFVGIMFLIILVPLTLLSRRLEKISEAVK; translated from the coding sequence ATGTTTGATTTTTCTGTTATTACCCAGAACTGGATGCTCTTTTGGAACGGCTTGCTGGTCACGCTTTTCTACTCGGCCATCTCGATTTCTGCTGGGCTTGCCATAGGCCTCGCTGTCGGGCTGATGCAACTGACTGGTTCCAAGACCCTTGCAGCACTAGGACGGATTTACGTTGAGATTTTTCGCAACATCCCGCTGCTCGTAATCCTGCTATGGATTTACTATGCCTTACCAATTTTTGCGGGTCTATCTATTACAAAGTTCTGGGCAGGTTTTGCTGGTCTTAGTCTTTATGCTGGTGCCTTTTACGCCGAAATTCTGCGTGCAGGCGTTCAATCCATTGATGTCGGCCAGACGGATGCAACCACCGCCCTTGGCATGACATACAGTCAACGGATGCGCCGTGTGATCCTTCCACAGGCCTTCCGGCGCATGATCCCGCCATTGGCAGGACAATCCATCATTCAGATCAAGAATACGACGCTCATGTCCATGATTACTGTTCCCGATCTTCTGTATCAAGCTGGCTATATTAGTTCCTTCACCTATCGACCAATGGAGGTCTACACTTTCGTCGGCATCATGTTCCTTATCATACTCGTGCCGCTGACTTTGCTGTCACGCAGGCTTGAGAAAATCTCGGAGGCCGTGAAATGA
- a CDS encoding transporter substrate-binding domain-containing protein, giving the protein MFKIVNILRASILGVGIFGMAQAGIAQDNPSAVIEEIRSSGELKIPVMIGEEPGYIKDPATGEWSGFYVDFLQDIADALGVELETVETTWGNLAADFQSNKIDIAIGVNPNPSRGLVVDYLWEPLFTDAWAVLTPDGAPVATWAELNTPEKTIVVQKGSTMQVVAEALLPKANITVVEDRNLAIMELQAQRADGILLAVFDALQISNLALGDVSVPEPMLLNPATLAVARKPGNAGYINFLTNWVQQQRSLGLAQGRLQKSWEDRGIDLSILPSSFSF; this is encoded by the coding sequence ATGTTCAAAATTGTAAATATCCTCCGCGCCTCGATTTTGGGCGTTGGAATTTTTGGAATGGCGCAAGCCGGTATTGCTCAAGATAACCCTTCCGCGGTTATCGAGGAGATCCGTTCTTCGGGAGAGCTGAAAATCCCCGTGATGATCGGCGAAGAACCTGGGTATATTAAGGATCCGGCGACTGGAGAATGGAGCGGCTTTTACGTCGATTTCCTTCAAGATATTGCGGATGCGCTTGGTGTGGAGTTGGAAACCGTCGAAACGACTTGGGGCAATCTTGCCGCAGACTTTCAGTCCAATAAAATCGACATTGCGATCGGTGTGAACCCAAATCCAAGTCGCGGATTGGTTGTCGATTACCTTTGGGAACCACTTTTCACCGATGCGTGGGCAGTTTTGACTCCAGATGGGGCGCCTGTTGCGACTTGGGCTGAGCTGAATACACCCGAAAAAACCATCGTGGTTCAAAAGGGCTCAACGATGCAGGTTGTCGCTGAAGCTTTACTACCAAAAGCAAATATTACCGTCGTTGAAGATCGCAATCTTGCGATCATGGAGCTTCAGGCGCAACGTGCAGATGGTATCCTCCTCGCGGTCTTTGATGCGCTTCAAATTTCAAACCTTGCATTGGGGGATGTGTCTGTTCCTGAACCAATGTTGCTCAACCCTGCGACCCTAGCTGTGGCGCGTAAGCCAGGAAATGCTGGCTACATCAACTTCTTAACCAACTGGGTTCAACAGCAGCGTTCGCTTGGCTTGGCACAAGGACGTCTTCAAAAGTCTTGGGAAGATCGCGGTATCGATCTATCGATCCTGCCTTCAAGTTTCAGCTTCTAA